TTAATTTGAAGATTCTCGGATCATACTGCTCAAGTGTTCATGTTGATTAGAATTGCTTGTAGATTAGACATGGCGAAGCCGTTGGCATAATCGGGCCATCTGGTACTGGAAAGTCGACTATTTTGAAGATTATTGCTGGACTTCTTGCTCCAGACCAGGTAACAGACTTACCCCCAGTTCCTAGAGTTCATATACTTTTATGTGGTTCATAAGACCGAAGGAGGTCGCAACCTTAACAGTTAACACCAATTGACGATAGGAGTAGCTACTATATTAAAAGTTATCAACTTTCTCTGTTTTTAATCAACGTATGACACTCGTATAGTTGTATGTGACATTATGCAGGTTAGAGTCAATTTTCAGCACTTGCAGTTTATTCACGTGAACTACCAGAGTGATTGTTGTTGTGCTTGACAGGGGGAGGTTTACATTCGAGGGAAAAGGAGAGACGGATTGATTAGTGACGACGAGGCCTCAATATCAGGGCTTCGCATTGGCTTGGTAATTGTACTGACATATTTGCATTCTGTTGTTAAGTGTGATTTTATGTGTTTGCTGAGGTTTGTATGTTTTGGGTGTCAGGTCTTTCAAAGTGCTGCATTGTTCGATTCCCTATCTGTGCGTGAAAATGTTGGTTTCCTTCTGTGAGAGACTGCCCTTATTGTTGTTTATTATTTGGTATATTTTAAATTCTTACCATTTGATATTAATGCTTACCCACATTTTTTCTCATCTCTATGGTTAGGTATGAAAACTCTAGAATGCCAGATGATCAAATATCAGACCTGGTAACTGAAACGTTGGCTGCAGTCGGCCTGAAGGCATGTCTAAATCAATgaactttagtttttttttttttttggtttgtggTCACTTTTTAGCCATATCAGTTATTGGTTCTCGGGCTTTCCTCTTCAAATGTAAAGATTCTGAACAACAGCAGAAAATGCTATGCTTATGTGCAGGGGGTTGAAGAACGGTTACCTTCTGAGCTGTCTGGTGGGATGAAAAAACGAGTTGCTTTGGCTCGTTCAATCATATTTGACACCACAAAGAACGCTGTGGAGCCTGAGGTGTGATTTATTATTTTAGATTTGTCACTAACTAGTTCATGATAAATTGTTGTATGTATAATCATCATATGTACGGATGTGTGGTGTTATCTTTTTgatgtatggagtttgatttctCACACGACTtatttagggggcgtttggtacgggGGAAAGGGAATGGGAAACCCTTACCCCTCTCCATTACCCATTACCTTACCCCTCAATATCAGGGTTACCCATTCCCTTACACCTCTCCGTTACCCATTCCCTTTCCCCCTTCATCCCACCATCCCCAACCTACTCACCATCAACACCCACACCCTAATGAACCACCAGTCCACTATTCACGCCGGCGACCTCCACTATCACACCGGCGAGTTCACTACCATTGGCCGCTAGCGACCTGCCTTTATTCACGCCGGCGAGACGGTGATCCCACCACCGTTACCGACAGGCTACCAGATCCGGCTATTTCCTCCAATAACCTCAGAAAAATCCTCCCCCACCTCGAAAAAACCAGATCTGGTGTTTTCCAGGGTGGGGGAGGCTGTTTCCGGGGTGGGAGTGGGTTTTCCTAGGGAGGATGTGGTGTTTGGTGTTGGAGCTTGATGAGTTTTCGATGGTGGTGGGAGGAGGTGGTGGTGTAGGTGGTGGATATCGGGTTTGACTTTTGagggtggtggttgaagatgatTCCTTTTCCCATTGTATTCATACCAAACACTTGGCATATTTGGGGTAGTCCCTTTCCTTTTCTCCTtattccctttccctttcctgaaccaaacgcccccttattaTATTTCTTTTCTTTAATTCTACTCTTACaacttttcccttttattttattttacattttttttttaaaagttaaAACTTCGTTTACTTATTGTCTTATTTCTCCAATTTTTAGTCTACTCTTTCAAGTTTCAAGTTTCAACTACTATGTTCTTTCAACTTTTTTTTACTTAAATTCCCGTATATTGTGGAGCCCTATTGGATATACCCTAGACGGTTTAAgatgatgattcatgttagccGAGTAGCCGATGCTTTAGCCGAGTAGCCGACCCCAAAGCATTTTTCTGATGTTGTTGTCCTTGTATATCTTACAAGGATTTGCTTTTCTATTCTTGTTAATCTTTATAGGCATGAAAAATAATTGATTGACTTCTTTGGACTAAGGCTCCGATTGACTTCTTTTGGACTACCCATGGCAGGTTCTCTTGTATGATGAACCAACAGCTGGACTTGACCCAATTGCATCAACTGTAGTTGAAGATCTTATTCGTTCAGTTCATTTAAAAGGAGAAGACGCTGCTGGGAAGACTGGGAATGTGGCATCTTATGTAGTTGTTACTCACCAACACAGTACCATCCGCAGAGCTGTTGATAGGTAATTATTTTTTTGACCAATCACTTTGCACAGAGTTGAAAGATGTAATTTCATTCACATAATAGAGTATTTCGATTGGTTCAGATTGATCTTTCTTTACGAGGGAGAAATTGTATGGGAAGGATTGACGCATGAGTTTAGCGCATCAACAAATCCCATTGTTCAACAggtatctttgaatcttttaaaCTAGATCGTC
This sequence is a window from Silene latifolia isolate original U9 population chromosome 8, ASM4854445v1, whole genome shotgun sequence. Protein-coding genes within it:
- the LOC141596220 gene encoding protein TRIGALACTOSYLDIACYLGLYCEROL 3, chloroplastic, which translates into the protein MKMMNYSEEFEDDSDVLIECRNVYKSFGEKHILRGVSFKIRHGEAVGIIGPSGTGKSTILKIIAGLLAPDQGEVYIRGKRRDGLISDDEASISGLRIGLVFQSAALFDSLSVRENVGFLLYENSRMPDDQISDLVTETLAAVGLKGVEERLPSELSGGMKKRVALARSIIFDTTKNAVEPEVLLYDEPTAGLDPIASTVVEDLIRSVHLKGEDAAGKTGNVASYVVVTHQHSTIRRAVDRLIFLYEGEIVWEGLTHEFSASTNPIVQQFATGSLEGPIKY